In a single window of the Nicotiana tomentosiformis chromosome 10, ASM39032v3, whole genome shotgun sequence genome:
- the LOC138900124 gene encoding uncharacterized protein, whose product MAREIRPTEILVPIPIEIDDSTGLTEVMVQHAQAETSKEKEVAKETESEQEKAAETVPEQVQNQTTLKKRPLAPFPQRLAKYQKDEKYKKILEMLKQIQVNIPLIDTLKEMPGYAKIMKDLISRNFDFQDLATVTLTKTCSVVVTRPIAEKLSDPGGFTIPCTIGNYAFAKALCDLGASINLMPLIIYKRLGIGRARPTSMLLQLADRTVKRPSGILGDVLVYVGKFVFPADFVILDCRVDEEIPIILGRPFLATGRALIDYETGELKMRLNDEEITFNVQKSMR is encoded by the coding sequence ATGGCTCGCGAAATCCGGCCTACTGAAATACTTGTGCCTATCCCCATCGAGATAGATGACTCAACAGGGTTGACAGAGGTGATGGTACAACATGCGCAAGCTgaaacaagcaaagaaaaagaagtcGCAAAGGAAACTGAGTCAGAGCAAGAGAAGGCAGCAGAAACAGTGCCAGAGCAGGTTCAAAATCAAACCACATTAAAGAAGCGGCCTCTagcacctttcccccaaagattggccaaatatcaaaAAGATGAGAAATATAAGAAAATCTTAGAGATGTTGAAGCAAATTCAGGTAAACATTCCATTGATTGATACCTTAAAGgaaatgcctggttatgcaaaaATAATGAAGGACTTGATATCTCGTAACTttgactttcaagacttggccacAGTTACACTAACTAAGACATGTAGTGTTGTTGTGACaagacccatagctgagaagttatctGATCCAGGgggtttcacaatcccatgcacaataggcaACTATGCATTTGCTAAGGCACtctgtgatttgggggcaagcataaacttgatgcccttgattatctacaaaaggttaggcattggaagagctagaCCCACGTCTATGTTGTTACAGCTGGCCGATCGGacagtgaagaggccctctggtATCCTTGGTGATGTATTAGTATATGTGGGGAAGTTTGTTTtcccagcagattttgtcattttagactgccgggttgacgaggagattcctataattttgggaaggccattcttggccactgggagagcCCTAATTGATTATGAAACTGGAGAGCTAAAGATGAGATTGAACGATGAAGAGATAACATTTAATGTGCAGAAATCTATGCGGTGA